Proteins from one Methanofastidiosum sp. genomic window:
- a CDS encoding peptidylprolyl isomerase yields MVKEVHAAHILVKSEVLAKEILEKINRGDKFSELAKKYSECPSGKKGGDLGFFSRQKMVKEFEKAAFEGNVGSVVGPIKTQFGWHLIKILEKK; encoded by the coding sequence ATGGTAAAAGAAGTACATGCGGCACATATATTAGTTAAATCCGAAGTATTGGCTAAAGAAATACTAGAAAAAATAAACAGAGGAGACAAATTCTCTGAACTAGCAAAAAAATACTCAGAATGCCCTTCGGGAAAAAAGGGTGGCGATCTAGGATTTTTTTCAAGACAGAAAATGGTAAAAGAATTTGAAAAGGCTGCTTTCGAAGGGAATGTCGGTTCTGTAGTTGGCCCTATTAAAACTCAATTTGGATGGCACCTTATTAAAATACTTGAAAAGAAATAA
- a CDS encoding HAD family hydrolase, translated as MEVEAIIFDVDGVLLDSFESWFTSFNQTLVEFGKEQVDRETYRKIFWGPSVEEDLRRYNLGADAVEAALRNQRNNVHLMKLHEKVHETLESLKGFRLGVATNTPRINLDKTFNYFDLYKYFEVVMCFDDVQRPKPYPDMILKASEILNMPVTKMLFVGDTESDMAAAKGAGCNFIGIKIGDKKVDGIKDLLPILYS; from the coding sequence ATGGAAGTTGAAGCTATTATTTTTGATGTTGATGGTGTCTTACTTGATTCTTTTGAAAGTTGGTTTACATCTTTTAATCAAACATTAGTTGAATTTGGAAAGGAACAAGTTGATAGAGAAACATATAGAAAGATATTCTGGGGCCCTTCAGTAGAAGAAGATTTAAGGAGATATAATCTAGGGGCAGATGCAGTTGAAGCTGCTTTGAGAAATCAAAGAAATAATGTTCATTTAATGAAACTGCATGAAAAAGTTCATGAAACTCTAGAATCTTTGAAAGGATTCAGACTGGGCGTAGCAACAAATACTCCTAGAATAAATCTTGACAAAACTTTTAACTATTTTGACCTATATAAATACTTTGAAGTAGTGATGTGTTTTGATGACGTACAGAGACCAAAACCTTATCCCGATATGATTCTAAAAGCTTCAGAAATCTTAAACATGCCAGTTACAAAAATGCTCTTTGTAGGGGACACAGAATCAGATATGGCTGCAGCTAAAGGTGCTGGATGTAATTTCATAGGGATAAAAATAGGAGATAAAAAAGTTGATGGAATAAAAGATTTACTACCTATTTTATACTCTTGA
- a CDS encoding 50S ribosomal protein L40e — protein sequence MKNELAEKRLFHVKICMKCNARNPWKAESCRKCGYSGLRGKAKESRV from the coding sequence ATGAAGAACGAGTTAGCAGAAAAGAGACTTTTTCATGTAAAGATTTGCATGAAATGTAACGCGAGAAATCCCTGGAAAGCTGAAAGCTGCAGAAAATGTGGTTATTCAGGATTGAGAGGAAAAGCTAAAGAATCAAGAGTATAA
- a CDS encoding DUF367 family protein, with the protein MKLIVYNLGQDDPKKCTAHRLQKFGEVKFVKNVMGLPYNCILLNPFSKEVLSPADIKYSKKGIAALDCSWAEAEKSFDIIKSRVKGRILPFLVPSNPVNYGKPGKLSTAEAFAGALYILGEKEHAKRLLSTFNWGGEFFKINMELLEGYSKSKDGDEVLDFQEKYLKGIKNRKGSTEEI; encoded by the coding sequence GTGAAGCTCATAGTATATAACTTAGGCCAAGACGATCCTAAGAAATGCACCGCTCACAGACTGCAAAAGTTTGGCGAAGTAAAATTCGTAAAAAATGTAATGGGCCTACCCTACAATTGTATTTTGCTAAATCCATTTTCTAAGGAAGTTTTGTCACCAGCAGATATAAAATATTCAAAGAAAGGCATTGCAGCCCTAGATTGTTCTTGGGCTGAAGCAGAAAAGAGCTTTGATATAATAAAATCACGAGTAAAAGGAAGAATTCTGCCTTTTTTAGTACCATCAAATCCAGTAAACTACGGGAAACCAGGTAAGTTATCTACTGCAGAAGCTTTTGCTGGTGCATTGTATATACTGGGGGAGAAAGAGCACGCAAAAAGACTTCTATCTACTTTTAACTGGGGTGGAGAATTTTTCAAGATAAACATGGAATTACTAGAAGGATACTCGAAATCTAAGGATGGAGACGAAGTCTTAGATTTCCAAGAGAAATATTTAAAAGGGATTAAGAACAGAAAGGGTTCTACAGAGGAGATTTAA
- a CDS encoding HAD-IB family phosphatase, producing the protein MHSAIVFDLDGVIIESHSSWERLHEYFGADEEKRQENMNRYFSKEIDYGQWIREDVSLWRRDGRYPHKNQVEDALKNYVFIDGSKECIKILKKNEFKLFIVSAGIDLLAQNAGSVLGINDIWANGFQYDEKGYLTGGDVWRVDLLRKDKVMDQIIEKYHLKKQEIISVGDSKYDIPMFELSGFSIAFDPKDEEVKKKADATICEKNLLRILDYIDL; encoded by the coding sequence ATGCATAGCGCCATTGTCTTTGATCTAGATGGGGTAATAATAGAATCTCACTCTTCATGGGAAAGACTACATGAATATTTCGGTGCAGATGAAGAAAAAAGACAGGAAAATATGAATAGATATTTTTCCAAAGAAATAGACTATGGCCAATGGATAAGGGAAGATGTTTCTTTGTGGAGAAGGGATGGGAGATACCCCCATAAAAATCAAGTTGAAGACGCACTTAAGAATTATGTTTTTATTGATGGATCAAAAGAATGTATAAAAATCCTAAAGAAAAATGAATTCAAACTTTTTATTGTTTCGGCAGGGATTGATCTTTTGGCCCAAAATGCAGGCAGTGTTTTAGGAATAAATGATATTTGGGCGAATGGGTTTCAGTATGATGAAAAAGGCTACCTTACCGGTGGAGATGTCTGGCGAGTAGATTTATTGAGAAAAGATAAAGTGATGGATCAGATTATAGAAAAATATCATTTAAAAAAACAAGAAATTATTTCTGTAGGGGACTCTAAATATGACATTCCTATGTTTGAATTATCGGGTTTTTCAATAGCTTTTGATCCAAAAGATGAAGAAGTTAAAAAGAAAGCAGATGCAACTATTTGTGAAAAAAACCTTTTAAGGATTTTAGACTATATCGATTTATGA
- a CDS encoding argininosuccinate synthase gives MAKDKVVLAYSGGLDTSVILTWLIDEGYDVICFIADVGQDEDLNAAKEKAIKCGATKVYVEDLRSEFVTDFIFQALKGNAMYENRYLLGTSLARPLIAKKQIEIAQKEKAKYVAHGATGKGNDQVRFELTYYALNPSIHVIAPWKIPKYLQQFQGRPDLIKYAESKGIPIKASVSKPYSEDGNLMHLSHEAGILEDPMLTPTEDMFEITKSPMDAPNKQAVIEIDFKNGLPIKVTNKDNGTVKTKPLEMFLYLNELAKENGVGRIDIVENRFVGIKSRGVYETPGATILWAAHRDIEGIAMDREVMHLKQTLEPKFAELIYNGFWYSPEMDFLMAAFNKSQEYIDGKVVIGLYKGNVFILGRESPTSLYNKDLSSMDVEGGFDQTDSKGFIRINAIRLKAHKVILNKKTLGLK, from the coding sequence ATGGCAAAAGATAAAGTTGTTTTGGCTTATTCTGGCGGTCTTGATACCAGCGTTATCTTGACTTGGTTGATAGATGAGGGATACGATGTCATATGTTTCATTGCAGATGTAGGGCAAGATGAAGATCTCAACGCCGCTAAAGAAAAAGCGATTAAATGTGGAGCAACGAAAGTCTATGTTGAAGATTTAAGGTCTGAATTTGTCACGGACTTTATATTTCAGGCATTAAAAGGAAATGCTATGTACGAAAACAGGTATCTTTTAGGCACCTCACTTGCAAGACCTTTAATTGCAAAAAAACAGATTGAAATTGCTCAAAAAGAAAAAGCAAAATACGTTGCGCACGGAGCTACTGGAAAGGGTAACGATCAGGTTAGATTTGAGCTAACTTATTATGCATTAAATCCTTCTATACATGTAATAGCCCCTTGGAAGATTCCAAAGTACTTACAGCAGTTCCAGGGTAGGCCCGACTTGATAAAATATGCGGAATCAAAAGGTATACCTATTAAGGCTTCAGTTTCAAAACCTTACAGTGAAGATGGTAATTTAATGCATCTAAGCCACGAGGCCGGAATTCTTGAAGATCCAATGCTTACTCCCACAGAAGACATGTTTGAGATAACAAAATCTCCAATGGACGCCCCTAATAAGCAAGCAGTAATCGAAATTGATTTCAAAAATGGACTTCCAATTAAGGTAACAAATAAAGACAATGGAACTGTAAAAACTAAACCGTTAGAGATGTTCCTGTATCTAAATGAACTTGCAAAAGAAAACGGTGTTGGCAGGATTGACATCGTTGAGAATAGGTTTGTAGGCATTAAGAGCAGAGGAGTTTATGAAACCCCTGGCGCAACAATACTTTGGGCAGCCCATAGGGACATTGAAGGAATAGCAATGGACAGAGAGGTTATGCACTTAAAACAGACACTAGAACCAAAGTTTGCAGAGCTAATCTATAACGGATTCTGGTACTCGCCCGAGATGGACTTTTTGATGGCAGCATTCAACAAGAGTCAGGAGTACATCGATGGAAAAGTAGTCATTGGATTATACAAAGGTAACGTGTTTATACTCGGAAGGGAATCCCCAACATCACTATACAACAAAGATCTATCTAGTATGGATGTAGAGGGTGGATTCGATCAGACTGATTCCAAAGGCTTCATAAGAATTAATGCAATTAGGTTAAAAGCACACAAAGTTATTCTTAACAAGAAAACACTTGGCCTAAAATAA
- a CDS encoding DUF424 family protein → MEFYYALYYQGKELIVAVCDEDTLDKSFSCDEKGIKIDVKKAFYGKNKGQKEDILPHMKDATILNLVGKDIIKIALEEGLISKECILVIDKTLHAQMAKL, encoded by the coding sequence ATGGAATTTTATTATGCTTTGTACTACCAGGGAAAAGAGTTAATCGTGGCAGTATGTGATGAAGATACTCTTGACAAAAGTTTCTCATGTGATGAAAAGGGAATTAAAATAGATGTAAAAAAAGCTTTTTATGGCAAAAACAAGGGCCAAAAAGAGGATATACTGCCACATATGAAAGATGCCACTATTCTTAATCTTGTAGGCAAGGATATTATAAAAATAGCATTGGAAGAAGGCTTAATTAGTAAAGAATGCATCCTAGTAATAGACAAAACTTTACATGCGCAAATGGCTAAGCTATAA
- a CDS encoding beta-CASP ribonuclease aCPSF1 has translation MSSEEILKEIKNVVTENIPPGAVITNIDFEGPEVVIYTRNPGMLVDDGEIVKELAKNLRKRIIVKPDSAVLTTEEEAVAKIKNIVPEEAEITDITFDPSASEVIIEAKKPGLVIGKSGQTLRDITRVVRWAPIVRRTPPLQSDTIKAVRSTLQKEADERKSILKKIGHRIYRSQDVRSEWIRVTLLGGFREVGRSCILLQTPESKVLLDCGVNVATSDPKHAYPHLDSPEFKYILNAKELDAIIVSHAHLDHCGFVPYLYKYGYEGPVYCTPPTRDLMTMLQLDYIDIAAKENNPIPYTRKDVKSVIHHTIPVDYKEVRDISPDIRLTFHNAGHILGSAMVHLHVGNGLHNIVYTGDFNFETSKLLEKASFKFPRLESLLIEATYGGSHDMQMPRGEAEKNLLKIIYDTTSQGGKVLIPVLSVGRSQEIMLVLEELMEGGALEKMPVYLDGMIWEATAIHTAYPEYLSKEIREMIFHQGKNPFLSETFENVSTSDKRKSIIEGPPCIILATSGMLVGGPSVEYFKSLADDVRNSIVFVSYQGEGSLGRKVQKGMTELPLMGANGKNELINIRMKVYTVDGFSGHSDRNELMEFIKRLNPRPEKIITGHGDPAKCTDFASTIYRKFRIETKAPSNLETIRLS, from the coding sequence TTGTCTTCAGAGGAGATACTTAAAGAAATTAAAAACGTTGTAACGGAAAACATACCTCCTGGCGCAGTCATTACTAATATAGACTTTGAGGGCCCCGAGGTCGTTATATACACCAGAAATCCCGGAATGCTAGTTGATGACGGTGAAATAGTAAAAGAGCTAGCAAAGAATCTTAGAAAAAGGATCATTGTAAAACCTGATTCTGCTGTTCTAACTACGGAAGAAGAAGCAGTAGCCAAAATTAAAAATATTGTTCCAGAAGAAGCGGAGATAACTGATATAACATTTGATCCCTCAGCTTCAGAAGTAATAATTGAGGCAAAAAAACCAGGGCTTGTAATCGGAAAATCAGGGCAGACATTGAGAGATATTACAAGAGTAGTAAGATGGGCCCCTATCGTAAGAAGGACGCCCCCTTTACAATCCGATACAATAAAAGCTGTCAGATCCACACTTCAAAAAGAGGCGGATGAGAGAAAGTCTATATTAAAGAAGATAGGCCATAGAATTTATAGATCTCAGGATGTACGTTCTGAATGGATTAGAGTAACTCTTCTTGGAGGATTTAGGGAAGTGGGGAGGTCTTGCATTCTACTTCAGACCCCTGAATCTAAAGTTTTGTTGGATTGTGGGGTCAATGTAGCAACTAGTGATCCAAAACATGCATATCCTCATTTAGATTCTCCTGAATTCAAATATATCCTTAATGCGAAGGAACTTGACGCAATAATAGTAAGTCACGCTCACCTTGACCATTGTGGATTTGTTCCTTATCTTTACAAATATGGCTACGAAGGTCCAGTTTACTGCACACCACCTACAAGGGATTTAATGACTATGCTGCAGTTAGACTATATTGATATTGCAGCTAAAGAAAATAATCCCATACCTTATACAAGAAAAGATGTAAAAAGCGTCATCCATCATACCATACCTGTTGACTATAAAGAAGTTAGGGATATCTCTCCTGATATCAGATTAACATTCCATAATGCTGGCCACATCCTTGGGTCTGCCATGGTTCACTTACACGTAGGAAATGGGCTTCACAATATTGTTTACACAGGAGATTTCAACTTTGAAACTTCAAAACTTTTGGAAAAAGCTAGCTTCAAATTCCCACGTCTGGAGTCATTACTAATTGAAGCAACATACGGAGGATCCCACGACATGCAGATGCCCAGAGGGGAAGCAGAGAAAAATCTTTTAAAAATAATCTATGATACAACTTCCCAAGGGGGCAAAGTCTTAATCCCAGTACTTTCTGTCGGAAGATCCCAAGAAATCATGCTTGTTCTAGAAGAACTAATGGAAGGAGGGGCATTAGAAAAAATGCCAGTTTATCTAGATGGAATGATATGGGAGGCAACTGCTATCCATACCGCTTATCCAGAATACCTCTCAAAAGAGATAAGAGAAATGATATTCCACCAGGGTAAAAATCCATTCTTATCTGAAACATTTGAAAATGTAAGTACTAGTGACAAGAGAAAGAGCATAATTGAAGGGCCACCTTGTATTATCCTTGCAACTAGCGGCATGCTTGTAGGGGGGCCCTCAGTAGAATATTTTAAGTCATTAGCAGACGATGTTAGAAACTCAATAGTTTTTGTCAGTTACCAAGGAGAGGGTTCACTTGGAAGAAAGGTCCAGAAAGGAATGACAGAACTTCCTCTTATGGGGGCAAACGGAAAAAATGAATTGATTAATATCAGGATGAAAGTTTATACTGTTGACGGATTTTCAGGGCACTCAGATAGAAATGAGCTAATGGAATTTATTAAGAGATTAAATCCAAGACCTGAAAAAATTATAACTGGTCATGGAGATCCTGCAAAATGCACAGACTTTGCAAGTACAATTTATAGGAAATTCAGAATTGAAACAAAAGCCCCTTCAAATCTTGAAACAATAAGATTAAGTTAG
- the psmB gene encoding archaeal proteasome endopeptidase complex subunit beta: MEDIKKGTTTVAIVCKDAVVLATDRRASMGYLVAHKNVKKVYKIDDYIGATVAGSVGDIQSLIGSLRAEVNLYKMKNGAKMSTRSLATLTSHILHGQRYYPLIAWLVVAGFDEKPIAYSIDPIGGVNEDKAISTGSGSLVAYGVLESMYRDGMSWEEGASVAIKAINAAIERDLATGNGITMAVIDKDGYRELSDEEIMGIKNQN, translated from the coding sequence GTGGAAGATATTAAAAAAGGTACTACTACAGTAGCTATTGTATGTAAGGATGCTGTAGTATTAGCAACAGATAGAAGAGCATCAATGGGTTATTTAGTAGCCCATAAAAATGTAAAGAAAGTATACAAAATTGATGATTACATTGGAGCAACAGTAGCAGGTAGTGTAGGTGATATTCAGAGTTTGATAGGGTCTTTAAGAGCCGAAGTAAATCTATACAAGATGAAAAACGGCGCAAAGATGTCTACTAGGTCACTTGCCACATTGACTTCACACATACTACATGGCCAGAGGTATTACCCATTAATAGCATGGCTTGTGGTCGCAGGTTTTGATGAAAAACCAATAGCATATTCAATTGACCCCATAGGTGGAGTAAATGAAGATAAGGCCATTTCAACTGGATCAGGCTCTCTTGTTGCATACGGTGTTTTAGAATCTATGTATAGAGATGGCATGAGCTGGGAAGAAGGTGCATCTGTTGCAATTAAGGCAATTAACGCTGCAATAGAAAGGGACCTTGCTACTGGAAATGGCATTACAATGGCCGTTATCGATAAAGACGGCTACAGAGAACTTTCTGATGAAGAAATTATGGGCATAAAGAATCAGAATTAA
- the infB gene encoding translation initiation factor IF-2 — MIRQPIISVLGHVDHGKTSLLDYIRGSAVASREAGGITQHIGATEVPIDTVKAICGQDFDKWGIKLPGLLFIDTPGHKAFTNLRSRGGSLSDLAVLIVDINEGLQPQTLESINILKNYKTPFVMALNKIDRINGFKIIPKSSFNQIISQQNENVKLMLDQKVWDFQAKMYEQGFDCDIYNKISDYTKKIAMVPISAKTGMGVSDLLLLIAGLSQKFLKNKLEIDENDPGKATILEVKEEKGLGMTLDVIVYDGVIKRKDNIVFGGKDGIYSTNVRALLKPKPLDEIRDPRKKFDSVESQYAAAGIKISAPDLEKALAGSPLYVATDIEATKKEISKEIKSIKIENNSSGVIIKTDTLGSLEAIVMELKELGINIRRADIGDVTKQDMIEAKSVKIDDKVSAVVFAFNSRILPDAKEVAAKEEIKVFESDIIYKLIEDYELWKKEELEKQKKKKFEGITRPGKIELMHHHVFRVTKPAIVGVRVLRGRIKTDISLIKDDGKNIGTVKTLKDKNDFLKEALQGKEIACAIDGPTVGRQIKEGDILYVNIPLPDYKKLKFEIYNELTEDEKEVLEEFIVIKRKEDSLWGI, encoded by the coding sequence ATGATAAGACAGCCAATCATCTCTGTTTTAGGTCATGTAGACCATGGGAAAACATCCCTTTTAGATTATATTAGGGGTTCTGCCGTTGCTTCAAGGGAAGCCGGAGGTATAACTCAACATATAGGTGCAACAGAGGTGCCAATTGATACAGTAAAGGCCATATGTGGGCAAGATTTTGATAAATGGGGAATTAAACTTCCGGGATTATTATTTATTGATACCCCCGGACACAAAGCATTTACCAATCTTAGGTCCAGAGGTGGATCTCTTTCTGATCTTGCTGTCTTGATAGTTGATATAAATGAAGGATTGCAACCTCAAACTTTAGAGAGTATAAATATTTTGAAAAATTATAAGACGCCTTTTGTAATGGCTCTAAACAAGATTGATAGAATTAACGGGTTTAAGATTATTCCAAAATCTTCTTTTAATCAGATAATCTCTCAACAAAACGAAAACGTCAAATTAATGCTCGATCAAAAAGTATGGGATTTTCAAGCAAAGATGTATGAACAAGGTTTCGATTGTGATATTTATAATAAAATATCGGATTACACTAAAAAGATTGCAATGGTGCCCATATCCGCTAAAACAGGCATGGGAGTTTCAGACCTTCTTCTGCTTATTGCAGGGCTTTCCCAGAAATTCTTGAAGAACAAACTTGAAATAGATGAAAATGATCCCGGAAAAGCTACAATTTTAGAGGTTAAAGAAGAAAAAGGTCTAGGCATGACCTTAGATGTTATTGTGTACGATGGGGTCATTAAGAGGAAAGACAATATCGTTTTTGGTGGAAAAGATGGGATATACTCAACAAATGTCAGGGCTTTACTAAAACCAAAACCACTTGACGAGATAAGAGATCCAAGAAAGAAGTTTGATTCAGTTGAATCCCAATATGCGGCAGCAGGTATAAAAATTTCTGCCCCAGATCTTGAAAAAGCATTGGCAGGTTCTCCTCTTTATGTCGCGACAGATATAGAGGCGACAAAGAAAGAAATCTCCAAAGAAATTAAATCAATTAAAATTGAAAATAATAGTTCTGGTGTCATAATTAAAACAGACACCCTTGGAAGTCTTGAAGCAATTGTCATGGAATTAAAAGAATTGGGGATTAATATTAGAAGAGCTGACATAGGAGATGTCACAAAGCAGGACATGATTGAAGCAAAATCTGTCAAGATCGATGACAAAGTTTCTGCAGTAGTCTTTGCCTTTAATTCTAGAATTCTGCCAGACGCAAAAGAAGTAGCTGCAAAAGAAGAGATTAAAGTATTTGAAAGTGACATAATTTACAAATTAATCGAAGATTACGAACTTTGGAAGAAAGAGGAATTAGAAAAACAAAAGAAAAAGAAGTTTGAAGGCATAACAAGGCCTGGAAAGATAGAATTGATGCACCATCATGTGTTTAGAGTTACAAAGCCAGCAATTGTGGGCGTTAGAGTATTGCGTGGAAGAATAAAAACCGATATTTCATTGATAAAAGATGATGGCAAGAATATAGGCACTGTAAAGACTTTAAAAGATAAAAATGATTTCCTAAAAGAGGCTTTACAGGGGAAAGAGATTGCATGTGCAATTGATGGCCCAACAGTTGGCAGACAGATTAAAGAAGGTGACATTCTTTATGTCAATATTCCCCTTCCAGATTATAAAAAATTAAAATTTGAGATTTATAATGAACTTACAGAGGATGAAAAGGAAGTACTTGAAGAGTTCATTGTTATAAAGAGAAAGGAGGACTCCCTTTGGGGAATATAA
- the ndk gene encoding nucleoside-diphosphate kinase → MSERTLIILKPDTIMRSNIGNVLSRIEAKGLKISALKMEWISKEKAGTHYAEHVGKPFYDSLIGYITSCPVVLGVIEGEDAITVIRTLCGATDPHKAAPGSIRGDFGFKKGNDIFNVIHASDSPESAKREISLFFSDKEVFNYNK, encoded by the coding sequence ATACTATAATGAGATCAAACATTGGAAATGTTTTATCTAGAATAGAAGCAAAAGGATTGAAGATATCAGCTTTAAAGATGGAGTGGATTTCTAAAGAAAAAGCTGGAACGCATTACGCGGAACACGTTGGTAAGCCCTTCTATGACAGTCTTATAGGTTACATTACCTCTTGCCCAGTTGTTCTTGGAGTAATCGAAGGAGAAGATGCAATAACAGTAATAAGAACTTTATGTGGTGCAACAGATCCTCACAAAGCTGCTCCAGGTAGTATAAGAGGGGATTTTGGATTCAAGAAAGGTAATGATATATTTAATGTAATCCATGCTTCAGATTCTCCAGAAAGTGCAAAGAGAGAGATTTCATTATTCTTCAGTGATAAAGAAGTTTTCAACTACAATAAATAA